The following nucleotide sequence is from Campylobacter coli 76339.
TATTTAAATTTTTAGCCAAATCCCTTAGTGCTACAGAAGAAGGGGTATCAACTTTTACAAAATCATTATTTAAAGCATAATTCACCAAAGATCCATCTTTTTCAAGTAAAAAATCCCTATCATTAGCCAAGAAAGCTAAAGTCAAAATTTTGCGTATGAAATTTCTAGTTTCTAAAGAAAGATATTTTTTATTAGGATCGATCAAGACTCTTAAATCATCGCTTCCTGCTTGTTTTATCGCTTGACGCAATTTTCCATTGCCGCAATTATAAGCCAAAAGCGCTAAGTACCATTTCCCAAATTCTTCTCTTAAAGTTTTTAGATAATTTATCGCAGCATATGTGGATTTTACAGGGTCGCGTCTTTCATCAACATAAGCATCAATTCTAAGTCCTAAATTTCTTGCCGTAGGTTGCATAAATTGCCACACGCCTACAGCTTTAGCATTGGAAACACTATGTGCTTTTAGTCCTGATTCTACCATTGCTAGATACAAAATTTCTTCAGGAACTTCTTGCTGTGCTAGAATTTTTCTTATCATAGGAGTAACTTTTGAGAAATTTTGTATACCATCAATCAAAGTCGGAGCATGTTTTGATTTTAAATCTTGTTGAGTTTGTATAAAAACCAAATCACTTATAAAACTTGGTTCAATATCTAAATTTCTTAAAACATTCGTTTGTCTTTCATAAAATTCAGGAGTGAGAGTTTGTGCAAAAAGAAAGTTATAAAATAAAATAAAACATAATATAATTTTTTTCATATACAACCTTTAAAAAATAATCTATGAGAATTTTCCAAACAGATTTCTAAAAGTTCTTGCCTTGATAAATTAAGAATTTCACTCATTTTATCAGCTACTAATTGAGTCAATAAAGGCTCATTCCTTTTACCGCGATAAGGCTCTGGGGTAAGATAAGGCGCATCAGTTTCTATTAACAACTTATCCTTGGGGATTTGCGGTAAGATATTTACCAAATTTTTCGCATTCTTAAATGTCAAAACACCACCGATTCCAAAATAAAATCCTTCATTGCTAAGACGCAATAAATGCTCACTTGCATTAAAACAATGCAAAACCCCTCCAACAAGATCTTTAGAGTGCTCATGCAAAATTTCATAAGTATCATTGTTTGCTTCGCGAGAATGGATGATAACAGGTTTTTTAAATTCTTTAGCTAGCTCAAGCTGAGTTACAAAAAGTCTTTTTTGCTCTTCTTTTTCTTTTTCTCTCTCTTCTAAATCTTCACTTTTAAAACGAAAATAATCAAGCCCACACTCACCCACAGCCACGCATTTTTCATCTTGTAAATATGCTCTTAAAATTTTTTCATCAAAGCCTTCTAGCTCATAAGGATGTACACCTGCGGCAAAAAATACATTTTTATATTTGTTAGCAAGCTCTGCTGCATAAGGTAAATCTTCAATATCTGCACCTGGTATGATGATTTTTTCTATACCATTGTCAAATGAATGTCTTAAAAGTTCATCTAAATCTTCTTTAAATACCTCGCTGTCCAAATGACAATGAGTATCGATGATTTTCAAACCATCTTTAAATTCAAGATTTAAGAACATACTTCTACTCTATCTTTACCATTAGCCTTAGCTTGAGAAAGTGCTTCTGAAGCCTTATTGATTAAGGTTTCAAACTGATCTCCACTCTTAGCAAAAACCACCCCTATAGAAGCTGTAAAAAAGACTTCATCTAAGTTGACTAAAATTCCAGCTTTTTTTATATTTACTCGAATACGAGAAAGAATTTTAATCGCTCTTTCTTGAGAAACATTTTTTAATACTATACAAATTTTTTCAGCACTATATCTACCCACGATATCGCGCCCTTTAACTTCATTGCTTGCTTCATCGGCGCAAATTTTAACGATTTTATCGCCTACTTCATAGCCGTATTCTTCATTTAAATTTCTTAAATTATCAATATCTAAAAATGCAAAAGCAAACTCTTCTTCTTTGCCTGAAATTTCATTTAAATAATCTTCGACACAATTCAATAAAGCATTAGAATTTTTTACTCCTGAAATAGGATCAAGATTATTGTAAATACTTAAAAATTGCATATTAGCCATATAATTAAGACATCTATCTAGGCGACAATTAAAGCTTTCTTTGTTTAAAGGTTTTATCAAATACTCATTGGCTCCATTTATAAGCAAGCTAGACTCTAAAGCATCATCCTTATCACCTAAGATAATTACACCCAAGTCATGATCACCAAAGCGAGTTCTCACCTCGCTTAAAAGCTCGCTTCCGCTGATAACAGGCATATTTGCATCCGCGATAATAAGCTTTACATCATTATTGTCATTTAAATAACTCATTGCCTCTTCGCCGTGAGCAGCAGCTAAAACATTAAATTTTCTTTGTGTGAGAATCTTTTTTATTTCATTACGCTCAGGAAGTTTGCTTAGAGCTAGGATAACTTTAGTCTTAGCATAGCGTTCAAGTTTAACAATAGAATCTATAATCTGATCTATACAAGTATCACTTTCTTTAAAGATATAATCTAAAATATCTTTATCCATAAATTTATCTTTTGTGGCCTTATCGTTGCTTGCAGTCAATACAATAACAGGCCAATTTTTCGTCAAAACATAATCCACCACTTCTCCATTAGGCGCATCAGGCAAACACAAATCCGCAAAAGTTAAAAAATATTCATCATCAGGTAATGCTTTGGTTTCAGCAAGGCTAAAAACAATATCAACTTCACAATTTAAAGTGGTTTGTATCTTTTTAGCCAAAAGCTTTCCAAGCATTTTGTTATCATCAATCAATAAAATTTTTTTATTCATAATCTATAAAATACCTTTTTTATTTAAATATAATCTTTAATAATAAAATTAAAAAAATTTCAATTCTATCACAAACAAATAAAAATTCCGCTTAAGCTTTAAATAAAGTTTTGGCAAATTCCAAAGCCTCGTCTGTGATAGTTTCACCACTTATCATTCTTGCTAATTCTTTAATTCTCTCTTCATTCTTAAGTTTTTTAACTGTGCTATAAGAAGCATTTTTTTCAACCAAAAAATGATTATGAGCTTTTGAAGAAAGCTGCGGTAAGTGAGATATAGCAAAAATTTGATAAAAAGCAGAAAGCTCATTTAAAACATTGGCTATACTCATCGCTTCTTTACCGCTTAAATTAGCATCGATTTCATCTAAAAATATTATTCCTGTGCCTGAATTTAAAATTTTGCACTCAGTAGCGATAAAAGCAAGTCTTAAACGATTAAGCTCACCTGAACTTAAATTTTTTAAATTTGCAGCATTGATACTGAGCTTGATTTCATCTTTTCCTAAAGAGGTAATTTTTGAAATATTTACTAATTCTAAGTTCACATTTTTCATATAAAGATTTTTTAAATAATCATTTAAAAATTCCTCTAAAGTTTTTAAATTTTGCATGCGAGCTTGAGTTAACAACTGGGTGCTTTGATTTATTTTCTTTTCAATTTTTTCTAGTTTTTTTTCGAGCTCTTTTTTTTCAAAGCTTAAGTTATCATAGTGAGCAAGTTCATTTTTTTTGTTTTCTAGCACTTCTAAAGCATTTTCTATACTTTCATAACGCTTGATCAAAGAGGATAAATCTTCGATTCTATTGAGTACTTCTTCTATATCAAAATCCAAATCTTCGATTTTTTCATTTTCGGCTATGATACGAAGTTCATTTAAACATTCGCTAAAAAAACTCGCATCTTTTTCACTGAGATTTAAAGCATCGATGACTACTTTTTCTAATTCAAAAATAGCACTTGCCTTTTCCCAAGCCGCTTCTATTTTGTCTTTTTTTGATAATTTTTTTTTAAGATTTAAAAGCTCTTCGTATTCTCCGATTTTAGGATTGATTTTAGAAATTCTTTCAATCTGTGTGCTTGCTAATTCTTTAAGCTCTTCAATCCTTTTTTCCTCTTCTAAAATTGTAGTCAATTCTTCTGAAATTTGAAGCCATTGTTTATAATCGTCTTTAAAATGAGATAAAAAATCTTCAAATTCAGGATTTTTTGCACATTCTAAAGCATCCAAAAGATTTAAAAATTTCTCATTACTGAATTCATTGATTTCTTTAGCACTTAGGTATTTAATAAATTTTTTACTTAGATGAATCAAACTTTTTTTGGAAATACTTTGATTATTGATAAAATATTTCGTATTTTTATCCTTTAAAAGTTTAAAAATATTTTCATCTTCGCTTTCTATGCCGTATTCTTCCAAGTCTATCCTATCATCAAGTGCAATCTCAACAAGCTTTGCCTCACTCTCGCTTAATGCAAAAGCAGACAATATCCCCTTAAAAAGTACAGACTTTCCCGCTCCACTTAAACCCGTAAAGACTGTAAGTCCTTGAGAAATTTCAAGCTCGACTTCTTTAAAGCCAAGATTTTCTTTCATCAAAACTCTATTTATCATCAATTTCCCCAGTTTAATTTTTCTTTTAATATTTGAAAATAATCTCGATTTTTAGGATGTATAAGTGCCACACTTCTATCACTAAGTCCTACTTTAACACTTTTAAAATCATTCATTTTATAATTTTCTTGTCCATCTATGCTAAAAATACAATCTTTTGCACCTATTTCAAGTTCAAAACCTTTAGGCAATACTATAGGACGTTGAGTTAAAGAATGTGAACAAACAGGCGTAAGAATAAAAGCTTGTGCTAAGGTATAAACTATAGGCCCATTTGCGCTTAAATTGTATGCTGTAGAACCTGCTGGAGTAGCTACTATGAGTCCATCTCCAAAATATTCATTAAATTTTTTAGCTTTGCGAAATACCTCTATATGCGCCATAGAAGCTTTTCTATCCTTGCTGATCACTACATCATTAAAAGCAAATTTTTGCGTGATTTGACCATCGTTAGCTTCTAAAATAATACTCAATAAAAAAGGATTTTCTACCCTAAATTCTCCCCTAAAAAAAGCTTCAAAAAAAACTTCAGCTTCATCTACCTTAAAATCCGTTAAAAATCCTAAATGACCTGCATGAATTCCTAAAACTGCTTTATTGTGCTCGCAAGCTTTTCGGCATAAAGAAATCAAAGTTCCATCACCCCCTAAGGAAATCACAAAATCCGAAAGCTCAAACAATTTATCAAGGTCGTATTTGGGTAAGTTTACAGTTTTAGAACTTTCTTTATAGAGCAAAAGTTCTACACCTTTTTTTTCTAAAATTTCTTTTAGGGTTAAAATTTCCCTATCCAAATTTGAATTTGGACGCGCCGCAATCCCAATTTTTTTAATATTTTTATAATCTATTTTATTTTGCATAAAAAATTATAACAAATCTTAGCTAAGCAAAAGAATAAAAATATTATAATTTTAACTTATCTATATTAAAAAAATTAATTTTCAAGGAAAAATTTTGCGAAGTCATTACAACACAGACTTAAATTCTACCCACATAGGCGAAGTGGTTAAGCTTTGCGGTTGGGTTAATAGCTACCGAGATCATGGCGGCGTAATTTTTATTGATTTAAGAGATCGCAGCGGTATCATCCAGCTTGTATGCGATCCAAATGATAGCAAAGAAGCTCATGAGATAGCTTCTCGCACAAGAAATGAATTTGTTTTAATAGCTGAAG
It contains:
- a CDS encoding Putative deoxyribonuclease YcfH is translated as MFLNLEFKDGLKIIDTHCHLDSEVFKEDLDELLRHSFDNGIEKIIIPGADIEDLPYAAELANKYKNVFFAAGVHPYELEGFDEKILRAYLQDEKCVAVGECGLDYFRFKSEDLEEREKEKEEQKRLFVTQLELAKEFKKPVIIHSREANNDTYEILHEHSKDLVGGVLHCFNASEHLLRLSNEGFYFGIGGVLTFKNAKNLVNILPQIPKDKLLIETDAPYLTPEPYRGKRNEPLLTQLVADKMSEILNLSRQELLEICLENSHRLFFKGCI
- a CDS encoding Putative two-component response regulator yields the protein MNKKILLIDDNKMLGKLLAKKIQTTLNCEVDIVFSLAETKALPDDEYFLTFADLCLPDAPNGEVVDYVLTKNWPVIVLTASNDKATKDKFMDKDILDYIFKESDTCIDQIIDSIVKLERYAKTKVILALSKLPERNEIKKILTQRKFNVLAAAHGEEAMSYLNDNNDVKLIIADANMPVISGSELLSEVRTRFGDHDLGVIILGDKDDALESSLLINGANEYLIKPLNKESFNCRLDRCLNYMANMQFLSIYNNLDPISGVKNSNALLNCVEDYLNEISGKEEEFAFAFLDIDNLRNLNEEYGYEVGDKIVKICADEASNEVKGRDIVGRYSAEKICIVLKNVSQERAIKILSRIRVNIKKAGILVNLDEVFFTASIGVVFAKSGDQFETLINKASEALSQAKANGKDRVEVCS
- a CDS encoding Membrane-bound lytic murein transglycosylase D precursor, yielding MKKIILCFILFYNFLFAQTLTPEFYERQTNVLRNLDIEPSFISDLVFIQTQQDLKSKHAPTLIDGIQNFSKVTPMIRKILAQQEVPEEILYLAMVESGLKAHSVSNAKAVGVWQFMQPTARNLGLRIDAYVDERRDPVKSTYAAINYLKTLREEFGKWYLALLAYNCGNGKLRQAIKQAGSDDLRVLIDPNKKYLSLETRNFIRKILTLAFLANDRDFLLEKDGSLVNYALNNDFVKVDTPSSVALRDLAKNLNMDLATFKKYNPHFKHGFTPPGKGYYMYIPLNKVAFFDKNFKVEKLAKVDTTIPMTKIYIVKSGDSLYKIAKKYNTSVEQIREFNKIAKNHLSINQKLIIPIKENKNASYKTKSKENFTKVVSR
- a CDS encoding NAD kinase, which encodes MQNKIDYKNIKKIGIAARPNSNLDREILTLKEILEKKGVELLLYKESSKTVNLPKYDLDKLFELSDFVISLGGDGTLISLCRKACEHNKAVLGIHAGHLGFLTDFKVDEAEVFFEAFFRGEFRVENPFLLSIILEANDGQITQKFAFNDVVISKDRKASMAHIEVFRKAKKFNEYFGDGLIVATPAGSTAYNLSANGPIVYTLAQAFILTPVCSHSLTQRPIVLPKGFELEIGAKDCIFSIDGQENYKMNDFKSVKVGLSDRSVALIHPKNRDYFQILKEKLNWGN
- a CDS encoding DNA repair protein RecN, which gives rise to MINRVLMKENLGFKEVELEISQGLTVFTGLSGAGKSVLFKGILSAFALSESEAKLVEIALDDRIDLEEYGIESEDENIFKLLKDKNTKYFINNQSISKKSLIHLSKKFIKYLSAKEINEFSNEKFLNLLDALECAKNPEFEDFLSHFKDDYKQWLQISEELTTILEEEKRIEELKELASTQIERISKINPKIGEYEELLNLKKKLSKKDKIEAAWEKASAIFELEKVVIDALNLSEKDASFFSECLNELRIIAENEKIEDLDFDIEEVLNRIEDLSSLIKRYESIENALEVLENKKNELAHYDNLSFEKKELEKKLEKIEKKINQSTQLLTQARMQNLKTLEEFLNDYLKNLYMKNVNLELVNISKITSLGKDEIKLSINAANLKNLSSGELNRLRLAFIATECKILNSGTGIIFLDEIDANLSGKEAMSIANVLNELSAFYQIFAISHLPQLSSKAHNHFLVEKNASYSTVKKLKNEERIKELARMISGETITDEALEFAKTLFKA